A window from gamma proteobacterium SS-5 encodes these proteins:
- a CDS encoding methyl-accepting chemotaxis protein, giving the protein MKPSILRNLNLSFLAFGLSMGLVFPVYAQFFVQWKEGMFIWFMLGCVVAGVTIGIINFQLCKHILLNRLTRISDVSRAISNNDISHRCTMQSHDLMGEIIDSTNQMTDNLRGMICSIDEAVGVLREQIGRMAELSNRTNSNTDHQRALTGKVLSGVEQIRDALQQIAEQAKVSADSARQANDQSGQGALIATEAMGSIARLSREMDQAADVIRQLDMKSANISKVMDVIRGIAEQTNLLALNAAIEAARAGEQGRGFAVVADEVRTLATRTQQSTEEIAGMIGELQAGSAAAVQSMEEAKEQANATETRFEDAAELLAEMSGLISSISNLSGSFAQSAEEQSAEIQGIVGDLSEINNICQTTADNAEETAQASNALKEQVTELNRIVDRFQR; this is encoded by the coding sequence GTGAAACCAAGCATTCTGAGGAACCTCAACCTATCATTCCTGGCATTTGGCCTCAGCATGGGGCTGGTGTTTCCCGTCTATGCCCAGTTCTTTGTCCAGTGGAAGGAGGGCATGTTCATCTGGTTCATGCTCGGCTGCGTGGTCGCCGGGGTGACCATTGGCATCATCAACTTCCAGCTGTGCAAACACATCCTGCTCAACCGTCTGACGCGCATCTCTGACGTCTCCCGGGCGATCAGCAACAACGACATCAGCCACCGCTGCACCATGCAGAGCCATGACCTCATGGGCGAGATCATCGACAGCACCAACCAGATGACGGACAACCTGCGCGGCATGATCTGCAGCATAGACGAAGCCGTGGGCGTACTGCGCGAGCAGATCGGCCGCATGGCAGAGCTTTCCAACAGAACTAACAGCAATACCGATCATCAGCGGGCCCTTACCGGCAAGGTGCTCAGCGGCGTGGAGCAGATCCGCGATGCCCTGCAGCAAATCGCCGAGCAGGCCAAGGTCTCGGCCGATTCCGCCCGGCAGGCCAATGACCAGTCCGGTCAGGGCGCGCTGATCGCCACCGAGGCCATGGGCTCCATCGCCCGTCTGTCGCGGGAGATGGATCAGGCCGCTGACGTTATCCGCCAACTGGACATGAAGAGCGCCAACATCAGCAAGGTGATGGACGTGATTCGCGGCATCGCCGAGCAGACCAACCTGCTTGCCCTGAATGCCGCCATCGAGGCGGCCCGCGCCGGCGAGCAGGGCCGGGGCTTTGCCGTGGTGGCCGATGAAGTGCGCACCCTGGCCACCCGCACCCAGCAGTCCACCGAAGAAATCGCCGGCATGATCGGTGAGTTGCAGGCCGGTTCCGCCGCCGCCGTGCAGAGCATGGAGGAGGCCAAGGAACAGGCCAATGCCACGGAGACCCGGTTCGAGGATGCAGCGGAACTGCTGGCGGAGATGTCCGGCCTGATCAGCTCCATATCCAATCTGAGCGGCAGCTTCGCCCAATCCGCCGAGGAGCAATCCGCCGAGATCCAGGGCATAGTGGGCGACCTGTCGGAGATCAACAACATCTGCCAGACCACGGCCGATAACGCCGAAGAGACCGCCCAGGCCAGCAACGCCCTCAAGGAGCAGGTAACCGAGCTGAACCGGATAGTCGATCGCTTTCAGCGCTGA
- a CDS encoding histidine triad nucleotide-binding protein, with protein MTDCLFCKIIAGDIPAARVYEDDQVLGFRDINPQAPTHVLLIPKRHIATLNDVQAEDAELIGRLYLAARQVAADEGIAEAGYRTLFNCNRAGGQEVYHLHLHLLGGRQMTWPPG; from the coding sequence ATGACCGACTGCCTGTTTTGCAAGATCATCGCCGGTGACATCCCCGCAGCAAGGGTCTATGAAGACGATCAGGTGTTGGGGTTTCGTGATATCAATCCCCAGGCACCGACCCATGTGCTGCTGATTCCCAAGCGGCACATTGCCACCCTCAATGACGTGCAGGCGGAGGACGCCGAACTCATCGGTCGGCTGTATCTTGCCGCCAGGCAGGTGGCCGCCGACGAGGGCATAGCCGAGGCGGGTTACCGCACCCTGTTCAACTGCAACCGCGCCGGTGGCCAGGAGGTCTATCACCTGCACCTGCATCTGCTGGGCGGGCGGCAGATGACCTGGCCACCGGGGTGA
- the parC gene encoding DNA topoisomerase IV subunit A: MSSTIQTLVEGFEQLPFKSFTEKAYLDYSMYVILDRALPHIGDGMKPVQRRIVYAMSELGLSAASKHKKSARTVGDVLGKFHPHGDSACYEAMVLMAQPFSYRYPLIDGQGNWGSQDDPKSFAAMRYTEAKLTPYAQVLLQELGQGTVEWQPNFDGSLKEPVVLPARLPNVLLNGATGIAVGMATDIPPHNLREVVGAAVHLLDHPDADLDALLAFIPGPDYPCDAEIITPADELRRLYQTGLGSVRMRARFIKEQGEIVITALPHQVSGARVLEQIAAQMQAKKLPLVEDLRDESDHENPIRLVIVPRSNRVDLERVMSHLFATTDLEKSYRANLNLIGLDGRPAVKNLREILVEWLSFRTETVRRRLQYRLDKVLERLHLLDGLLIAYLNIDEVIRIIRSEDEPKPVLMARFGLSELQADYVLDTKLRQLARLEEMKIRAEQEALEKERAELEQTLASPARLKKLIKQELQADAQKYGDERRSTLVQRAAAEALGEEDINPSEPVTVVLSKMGWVRSGKGHDLDPGSLTYKSGDAFLQAARLRSNQQVVFLDSSGRSYSLPAHGLPSARGHGEPLTGKLTPPPGAHFVAVLGGEAEDWYLIASDHGYGFLIQLKDLYAKNKAGKALLSLPQGAQPLPPLRVRDPEQDLLVAATSEGHLLMFPVQELPALNKGKGNKIIGIPGARLKAGEERVCALATLAEGEGLRVISGKRHMGLKQTDLEAYRGERGRRGHKLPRGLQRVDALEADG; this comes from the coding sequence GTGAGCAGTACCATTCAAACCCTGGTCGAGGGCTTCGAACAGCTGCCGTTCAAGAGCTTTACCGAGAAGGCCTACCTGGATTATTCCATGTACGTCATCCTCGATCGCGCCCTGCCGCACATTGGTGATGGCATGAAGCCGGTGCAGCGGCGGATTGTCTATGCCATGTCCGAGCTGGGGCTGTCGGCGGCTTCCAAACACAAGAAATCGGCGCGCACCGTGGGCGATGTGTTGGGCAAGTTCCATCCCCATGGCGATTCCGCCTGCTACGAGGCCATGGTGTTGATGGCCCAGCCCTTTTCCTACCGCTACCCGCTGATCGACGGTCAGGGCAACTGGGGCTCGCAGGACGATCCCAAATCCTTCGCCGCCATGCGCTACACCGAGGCCAAGCTGACCCCCTACGCCCAGGTGCTGCTGCAGGAGCTGGGTCAGGGCACGGTGGAGTGGCAGCCCAACTTCGATGGCTCCCTCAAGGAGCCGGTGGTGCTGCCGGCGCGACTGCCCAATGTGCTGCTCAATGGCGCTACCGGCATCGCCGTCGGCATGGCCACCGACATTCCGCCGCACAACCTGCGCGAGGTGGTTGGGGCGGCGGTGCATCTGCTGGATCACCCGGATGCCGATCTGGATGCCCTGCTGGCTTTTATCCCCGGTCCCGACTATCCCTGCGATGCCGAGATCATCACCCCGGCGGATGAGTTGCGCCGTCTCTATCAGACCGGTCTGGGCTCGGTGCGCATGCGCGCCCGCTTCATCAAGGAGCAGGGCGAGATCGTCATCACCGCGCTGCCCCATCAGGTCTCCGGGGCGCGGGTGCTGGAGCAGATCGCCGCGCAGATGCAGGCGAAGAAGCTGCCCCTGGTGGAGGACCTGCGCGACGAGTCCGACCACGAAAACCCGATTCGGCTGGTGATAGTACCGCGCTCCAACCGGGTGGATCTGGAGCGGGTGATGTCGCACCTGTTCGCCACCACCGACCTGGAAAAAAGCTACCGCGCCAACCTCAATCTGATCGGCCTGGATGGCCGCCCGGCGGTGAAGAATCTGCGCGAGATCCTGGTGGAGTGGCTCAGCTTCCGCACCGAGACCGTGCGTCGGCGTCTGCAATACCGCCTGGACAAGGTGCTCGAACGCCTGCACCTGTTGGATGGCCTGCTGATTGCCTATCTCAACATCGACGAGGTGATCCGCATCATCCGCAGCGAGGACGAACCCAAGCCGGTGCTCATGGCCCGCTTCGGCCTCAGTGAGCTGCAGGCGGACTATGTGCTCGACACCAAGCTGCGCCAGCTGGCGCGGCTGGAGGAGATGAAGATCCGCGCCGAGCAGGAGGCGCTGGAAAAGGAGCGCGCCGAGCTGGAGCAGACCTTGGCCTCGCCGGCGCGGCTGAAAAAGCTGATCAAGCAAGAACTGCAGGCGGATGCGCAGAAATATGGTGATGAGCGCCGCTCAACCCTGGTGCAGCGCGCTGCCGCCGAGGCCCTGGGCGAGGAAGACATCAACCCCAGCGAACCGGTCACCGTGGTGCTCTCCAAAATGGGCTGGGTGCGCTCAGGCAAGGGCCATGATCTGGACCCCGGCAGCCTCACCTACAAGTCCGGCGATGCCTTCCTGCAGGCGGCCCGGCTGCGCAGCAATCAGCAGGTGGTGTTTCTCGACAGCAGCGGCCGCAGTTACAGCCTGCCCGCCCATGGCCTGCCCTCGGCGCGGGGCCACGGCGAGCCGCTCACCGGCAAGCTGACGCCGCCACCAGGGGCCCATTTTGTCGCCGTGCTTGGCGGCGAGGCGGAGGACTGGTACCTGATTGCCTCGGATCACGGCTACGGTTTCCTCATCCAGCTCAAAGACCTCTACGCCAAGAACAAGGCCGGCAAGGCCCTGCTCAGCCTGCCCCAGGGTGCCCAACCGCTGCCGCCGCTGCGGGTGCGCGATCCCGAGCAGGACCTGCTGGTGGCCGCCACCAGCGAGGGCCATCTGCTCATGTTCCCGGTGCAGGAGCTGCCGGCCCTGAACAAGGGCAAGGGCAACAAGATCATCGGCATCCCCGGAGCCCGCCTCAAGGCCGGCGAGGAGCGGGTCTGCGCCCTCGCCACCCTGGCCGAGGGCGAGGGCCTCAGGGTGATCTCGGGCAAGCGCCACATGGGCCTCAAACAGACCGACCTTGAGGCCTATCGCGGCGAGCGCGGCCGCCGTGGCCACAAGCTGCCCCGTGGCCTGCAACGGGTGGATGCCCTGGAGGCGGATGGTTGA
- a CDS encoding YbaB/EbfC family nucleoid-associated protein — protein sequence MMKGGLGNLMKQAQRMQQELQQAQEKLADEEVDAEAGGGLVRVTMNGRHEVRRIQIDDSLLQDDKEMLEDLVAAAVNAAVQKVASVQEERLSGLTAGMGLPAGMKLPF from the coding sequence ATGATGAAAGGTGGACTAGGCAACCTGATGAAACAGGCCCAGCGGATGCAGCAGGAGTTGCAACAGGCCCAGGAGAAACTGGCCGATGAAGAGGTCGATGCCGAGGCCGGTGGTGGCCTGGTGCGGGTGACTATGAACGGTCGCCACGAGGTGCGCCGCATCCAGATCGACGACAGCCTGTTGCAGGACGACAAGGAGATGCTGGAAGACCTGGTGGCCGCCGCCGTCAATGCCGCAGTGCAAAAGGTGGCCTCGGTTCAGGAGGAGCGCTTGTCCGGCCTGACGGCAGGGATGGGCCTGCCGGCCGGCATGAAGCTGCCCTTCTAG
- the dnaX gene encoding DNA polymerase III subunit gamma/tau, whose protein sequence is MSYQVLARKWRPRNFAELVGQGHVVRALGNALDNDRLHHAYLFTGTRGVGKTTLARILAKSLNCEQGVTSTPCGECSACRSIDEGRYVDLLEVDAASRTKVEQTRELLENVPYAPVAGRYKVYLIDEVHMFSDGSFNALLKTLEEPPPHVKFLLATTDPQKVPVTVLSRCLQFNLKQLPLELIQDHLRQILASEQIQAEAAALTILSRAAAGSMRDALSLLDQAIAFGAGQVKEADVRAMLGVIPQERLYQVLAAVAAGDGPGVLAGVAELADYAPDFASALQGLLLLLHRAALCQQITGAISDADADAEQVRALAQCISPEDAQLFYQIGLTGQRDLPYAPDPRSGFEMVLLRMLAFRPAGQGAQPGFVPVSGVKTAEKTPEPQPRPLPPSQSRSQPHPAQAVAERTDSAYAAPAAVPAAASAAAEDDWHQVTAAIAPALGGMAMQLAENCLLQGWRGDTLTLSLLPSGNSLAGERAVERLQRALSEYFRRDIKLQLKPLDAAPQQQQSPAERKAEQRAEHQRRAEDEFQANPYVQGLSRDFDAAVVNESIRPIEP, encoded by the coding sequence ATGTCTTATCAGGTACTTGCGCGCAAATGGCGCCCCCGCAACTTTGCCGAGCTGGTGGGGCAGGGGCATGTGGTGCGCGCCCTGGGCAATGCCCTGGACAACGACCGCTTGCACCATGCCTATCTGTTCACCGGCACCCGTGGCGTGGGCAAGACCACCCTGGCGCGCATCCTGGCCAAATCCCTCAACTGCGAGCAGGGCGTCACCTCGACCCCCTGTGGGGAATGCTCCGCCTGCCGTTCCATCGACGAGGGCCGTTATGTCGATCTGCTGGAGGTGGACGCCGCCTCGCGCACCAAGGTGGAACAGACCCGCGAACTGCTGGAAAACGTCCCCTACGCCCCGGTGGCCGGGCGCTACAAGGTGTACCTGATCGACGAGGTACACATGTTCTCCGACGGCAGCTTCAACGCCCTGCTCAAGACCCTGGAAGAGCCGCCGCCCCACGTCAAGTTCCTGCTCGCCACCACCGACCCGCAGAAGGTGCCGGTGACCGTGCTCTCCCGTTGCCTGCAGTTCAACCTCAAGCAGCTGCCGCTGGAGCTGATCCAGGACCATCTGCGGCAGATCCTGGCCAGCGAGCAGATCCAGGCCGAGGCGGCGGCCCTGACCATCCTCTCCCGTGCCGCCGCCGGCAGCATGCGCGATGCCCTCAGCCTGCTGGATCAGGCCATTGCCTTTGGTGCCGGTCAGGTCAAGGAGGCGGACGTGCGCGCCATGCTCGGCGTGATCCCCCAAGAGCGCCTGTATCAGGTACTGGCTGCGGTGGCCGCTGGTGATGGCCCTGGGGTACTGGCCGGGGTGGCGGAGCTGGCCGATTACGCGCCGGACTTTGCCTCTGCCCTGCAGGGCCTGTTGCTGCTGCTGCATCGCGCCGCCCTGTGTCAGCAGATCACCGGGGCGATCAGCGATGCCGATGCCGATGCCGAGCAGGTACGCGCCCTGGCCCAGTGCATAAGCCCGGAGGATGCCCAGTTGTTCTATCAGATCGGCCTCACCGGTCAGCGCGATTTGCCCTATGCGCCGGACCCACGCAGCGGTTTCGAGATGGTTCTGCTGCGCATGCTCGCCTTCCGCCCCGCCGGACAGGGCGCGCAGCCAGGCTTTGTACCGGTGTCCGGGGTGAAAACGGCGGAAAAAACCCCCGAGCCCCAGCCCCGGCCGTTGCCCCCATCCCAGTCCCGGTCGCAACCCCATCCCGCCCAGGCCGTGGCCGAGCGCACCGACAGCGCCTATGCTGCCCCGGCGGCGGTGCCCGCTGCTGCCTCGGCCGCAGCGGAAGATGACTGGCACCAGGTCACCGCCGCCATCGCCCCCGCCCTGGGCGGCATGGCCATGCAGTTGGCGGAGAATTGCCTGCTCCAGGGCTGGCGCGGTGATACCCTGACCCTGTCCCTGCTGCCCAGCGGCAACAGCCTGGCAGGCGAGCGGGCGGTGGAGCGGTTGCAGCGCGCCCTGAGCGAATATTTTCGCCGTGACATCAAGTTACAGCTGAAGCCGCTGGATGCCGCGCCACAGCAGCAGCAATCACCGGCCGAGCGCAAGGCCGAGCAGCGCGCCGAGCACCAGCGGCGGGCCGAGGATGAGTTCCAGGCCAACCCCTATGTGCAGGGTCTGAGCAGGGACTTTGACGCGGCGGTGGTGAACGAATCGATCAGACCCATAGAACCCTAA
- the orn gene encoding oligoribonuclease — MAQSKDNLVWIDLEMTGLEPQTDTIIEIATLVTDKQLNTLAEGPVIAIHQPEQILATMDEWNTNQHGKSGLTQRVRDSDYDMARAEQETLAFVRQFVPPETSPMCGNSICQDRRFMARLMPQLEAFFHYRNLDVSALKELARRWAPQMAEGFEKDSSHLAMDDIRDSISELVYYREHFLRLEG, encoded by the coding sequence ATGGCACAGAGCAAAGACAACCTGGTGTGGATCGACCTGGAGATGACCGGCCTGGAGCCGCAGACCGACACCATCATCGAGATCGCCACCCTGGTCACCGACAAACAGCTGAACACCCTGGCCGAGGGGCCGGTGATCGCCATCCATCAGCCAGAACAGATCCTGGCCACCATGGATGAGTGGAACACCAATCAGCACGGCAAATCGGGCCTGACCCAGCGGGTACGCGACAGCGACTACGACATGGCCCGGGCGGAGCAGGAGACCCTGGCCTTTGTGCGCCAGTTCGTGCCGCCGGAGACCTCGCCCATGTGCGGCAACAGCATCTGCCAGGACCGCCGCTTCATGGCCCGGCTGATGCCGCAGCTGGAGGCCTTCTTCCATTACCGCAATCTGGACGTCAGCGCCCTGAAGGAACTGGCCCGCCGCTGGGCACCACAGATGGCCGAGGGCTTTGAGAAAGACTCCAGCCACCTGGCGATGGACGACATCCGTGACTCTATCTCCGAATTGGTCTATTACCGCGAACACTTCCTGCGCCTGGAGGGATAG
- the rsgA gene encoding small ribosomal subunit biogenesis GTPase RsgA: MMGRRLNQQQRLRIGAIQQRRLQQAAESAEQQLRQDPGQQQSGRVISRFGRNLIIEDAQGQLVPCLLRQNIGQAVCGDRVAWQATGDRQGVVSAIEARRSVLIRPNYSGQERPLAANIDRMIIVLAPEPAPRRYLLDQYLIAARLLCIEALICLNKTDLLDAAGEASFSQEFGDYPAIGYPLIRVSARQEQGLAPLLDAVRGRTAILLGQSGVGKSSLASALLPDREIQTGRLSAFSGKGCHTTTTTCLYHLPQGGELIDSPGVRSFRPTVKDRSDLECGFREFAPYLGHCRFSNCQHRGEPQCALQQAVEQGQIDPRRLANFRHMAAGLG, from the coding sequence CTGATGGGCCGACGACTCAACCAGCAACAGCGCCTGCGCATCGGCGCGATTCAGCAGCGGCGTCTGCAGCAGGCCGCCGAGAGCGCCGAACAGCAGCTGCGGCAAGACCCCGGCCAGCAGCAGTCGGGGCGGGTGATCAGCCGTTTTGGCCGCAACCTGATCATCGAGGACGCGCAGGGCCAGCTGGTGCCCTGCCTGCTGCGCCAGAACATAGGCCAGGCCGTCTGCGGCGACCGCGTGGCCTGGCAGGCCACCGGTGACCGGCAGGGCGTGGTCAGCGCCATCGAGGCGCGCCGCTCGGTCCTCATCCGACCCAACTACAGCGGCCAGGAGCGCCCCCTGGCGGCCAATATCGACCGCATGATCATCGTCCTTGCGCCTGAGCCCGCGCCGCGCCGCTACCTGCTCGACCAATACCTGATCGCCGCCCGGCTGCTGTGCATAGAGGCGCTGATCTGCCTGAACAAGACCGACCTGCTGGATGCCGCCGGAGAGGCCTCCTTCAGCCAGGAATTTGGTGACTATCCCGCCATTGGCTACCCGCTGATCCGGGTCAGCGCCAGGCAGGAACAGGGCCTCGCCCCGCTGCTGGACGCGGTGCGGGGGCGCACCGCCATCCTGCTTGGTCAATCCGGCGTGGGCAAATCCAGCCTGGCCTCGGCCCTGCTGCCGGACCGGGAGATCCAGACCGGCCGCCTGTCGGCATTCAGCGGCAAGGGCTGTCACACCACCACCACCACCTGCCTCTACCACCTGCCCCAGGGCGGTGAGCTGATCGACTCCCCTGGGGTGCGCAGCTTTCGCCCGACAGTCAAGGACCGTAGTGACCTGGAGTGCGGCTTCCGCGAATTCGCCCCCTATCTCGGCCACTGCCGCTTCAGTAATTGCCAACACCGGGGCGAACCCCAGTGTGCCCTGCAACAGGCCGTGGAGCAGGGCCAGATCGATCCGCGCCGACTGGCGAACTTTCGCCACATGGCGGCGGGGCTGGGATAG
- the recR gene encoding recombination protein RecR, which translates to MAQGLLDQLIEALRCLPGVGQKSAQRMAYYLLERDRAGGQHLADVLARSLQHIGRCRRCRTLSEMDICPLCANPQRDDGQICIVESPADVRVVEQAVDFRGRYFVLGGQLSPLDGLGPAEIGLDLLEQRLKAGGVEEVILATNPTIEGEATAQYIASLCAENGVRASRIAHGVPLGGELEFIDGGTLAHAFSGRRGLLGPENGG; encoded by the coding sequence ATGGCCCAAGGCCTGCTGGATCAGCTGATCGAGGCCCTGCGCTGCCTGCCGGGGGTGGGGCAGAAATCTGCCCAGCGCATGGCATACTACTTGCTTGAACGGGATAGGGCAGGTGGCCAACACCTGGCCGATGTGCTTGCCCGGTCGCTGCAACACATTGGCCGCTGCCGCCGCTGCCGTACCCTCAGTGAGATGGATATCTGTCCCCTGTGCGCCAATCCCCAGCGTGATGATGGCCAGATCTGCATCGTCGAATCACCGGCCGATGTGCGCGTGGTGGAGCAGGCGGTGGACTTTCGCGGCCGCTATTTTGTGCTCGGTGGCCAGCTCTCGCCGCTGGATGGCCTGGGGCCTGCCGAGATCGGCCTGGACCTGCTGGAGCAGCGGCTCAAGGCCGGCGGGGTAGAGGAGGTGATCCTGGCCACCAACCCGACCATCGAGGGCGAGGCCACCGCCCAGTACATCGCCAGCCTGTGCGCCGAGAACGGGGTCAGGGCCAGCCGCATCGCCCACGGCGTACCCCTGGGCGGCGAACTGGAGTTCATCGACGGCGGCACCCTGGCCCATGCCTTCAGCGGCCGACGGGGCCTGCTGGGGCCAGAAAACGGCGGTTGA
- a CDS encoding DUF1343 domain-containing protein → MNKLPNTQAFRTGLDLLLADDALRAPLHGRRLALLAHPASVSADLTHGLDAIAQHPELQLCAALGPQHGLRGEKQDNMMESTDYLDPRLGIPVFSLYGEVRRPTPAMLANCDVLLVDLQDLGCRIYTFVTSLLYVLQAAAEAGKAVWLLDRPNPAGRPIEGLSLRPGWESFVGAGPMPMRHGLTLGEMGYWFIQHFGLELEYRVIPLNGWRPEAAPGFGWPQGLRSWINPSPNAPNLSMARAYAGTVMLEGTNLSEGRGTTRPLELFGAPDLDAEALLARMQQLAPDWLAGCRLRPCWFEPTFHKHQGQLCAGLQIHLDDPTYDHARFRPWRLMALAFKALRLLRPDYPLWRDFAYEYEFDKLAIDVINGGPLLRQWVDDAEAEPGDLDQLAAADEAQWQEIGRGLRLYA, encoded by the coding sequence ATGAACAAACTCCCCAATACCCAAGCCTTCCGCACCGGTCTTGACCTGCTGCTGGCCGATGACGCGCTGCGCGCCCCGCTGCATGGCCGGCGGCTGGCCCTACTGGCCCATCCCGCCTCGGTCAGCGCCGATCTGACCCACGGCCTGGATGCCATCGCCCAGCACCCGGAGCTACAGCTGTGCGCCGCCCTTGGCCCCCAGCACGGCCTGCGCGGCGAGAAGCAGGACAACATGATGGAATCGACCGATTACCTCGACCCGCGCCTGGGTATCCCGGTATTCAGCCTCTACGGCGAGGTGCGCCGACCGACCCCGGCGATGCTGGCGAACTGCGATGTGCTGCTGGTGGATCTGCAGGACCTGGGCTGCCGCATCTACACCTTCGTCACCAGCCTGCTCTATGTGCTGCAGGCGGCCGCAGAGGCGGGCAAGGCGGTGTGGCTGCTGGATCGACCCAACCCGGCTGGCCGCCCCATCGAGGGCCTGAGCCTGCGGCCGGGCTGGGAGAGCTTTGTCGGGGCCGGCCCCATGCCCATGCGTCACGGCCTAACCCTGGGCGAGATGGGCTACTGGTTCATCCAGCACTTCGGCCTGGAGCTGGAATACCGCGTCATCCCCCTCAACGGCTGGCGGCCGGAGGCCGCACCCGGCTTCGGCTGGCCCCAGGGCCTGCGCAGCTGGATCAACCCCAGCCCCAACGCGCCGAACCTATCCATGGCGCGGGCCTATGCCGGTACGGTGATGCTGGAGGGCACCAACCTCTCCGAGGGCCGTGGCACCACCCGGCCGCTGGAGCTGTTCGGCGCGCCCGATCTGGACGCCGAGGCCCTGCTGGCGCGGATGCAGCAGCTGGCACCGGACTGGCTGGCGGGCTGTCGTCTGCGTCCCTGCTGGTTCGAGCCGACCTTCCACAAACACCAGGGCCAGCTCTGCGCCGGCCTGCAGATCCATCTGGATGACCCGACCTACGACCACGCCCGCTTCCGCCCCTGGCGGCTGATGGCCCTGGCCTTCAAGGCGCTCCGCCTGCTCCGGCCGGACTACCCCCTGTGGCGGGATTTTGCCTACGAATACGAGTTCGACAAGCTCGCCATCGATGTGATCAACGGCGGCCCGCTGCTGCGCCAGTGGGTGGATGACGCCGAGGCCGAGCCGGGCGATCTGGACCAGCTCGCCGCAGCGGACGAGGCCCAGTGGCAGGAGATCGGCCGGGGATTGCGGCTTTATGCCTGA